The Bombus terrestris chromosome 4, iyBomTerr1.2, whole genome shotgun sequence genome has a window encoding:
- the LOC100650073 gene encoding double-strand break repair protein MRE11 — protein MSSNKGHESKKNPNDTMKILIATDIHLGFEYNKKRGQETDDSITTFEEILQYGIKYNVDFILLGGDLFHDAKPSQTVMIKCMELLRKYCLGNREIKIQFLSDPQIVFRHCAYKVVNYEDPNINISMPVFSIHGNHDDPSFGAVGSMDLLSVSGLVNYFGKSTDLTKLTIAPIVIKKGETHVALYGLSYMNDQRLSRLLKDFKLDMLRPMELEDCFNIFVIHQNRSPWSEHGYVPQGKLPEFINLVIWGHEHECRITPEHIPETTYYVSQPGSSIATSLCEGEAKPKHIGILNVNKRDFKLQSIKLQTVRPFIFDNLIIQDQDIPIQNNEPRSASVYNFVDSYIENELIPKASIQLSGHPKQPILPLLRLRIFYSSEDEIFDQNKLVQKYCDEVANPMDMIVFRKKRVVSKNAKTNLTDFGDEFEEMAQILCYEDEKDWNKTVQGGIKKHFSLEENRDKLTVLTVNGLNEALNRFVDAGDIDAFKDIVNHQIKKTIAHLETCEVDTVESICNEIKNFRNNRMQEEKEETTEIRKFFDNAKGRTQKGFEINANKDINISDEDEDRNTMPTTKGGRGRGHGRGRGKANTKASTISTTHLPAKKLGKKMDQNILENYMKSLDTTKKNKPTEIIIDDSD, from the exons atgtcATCGAATAAAGGCCACGAATCAAAAAAAAATCCAAATGatacaatgaaaattttaattgcaaCCGATATTCATCTAGGCTTTGAATATAACAAGAAAAGAG GGCAAGAAACAGATGATAGTATCACTACGTTTGAAGAAATTCTTCAGTatggaataaaatataatgtagaCTTTATACTTCTTGGTGGAGATTTATTTCATGATGCCAAGCCATCGCAGACTGTAATGATAAAATGTATGGAACTGTTAAGGAAATACTGTTTAGGAAATAG ggaaattaaaattcaattcttAAGTGATCCACAAATTGTATTTCGTCATTGTGCCTATAAAGTTGTGAACTATGAAGatccaaatataaatattagtatgCCAGTATTTTCTATTCATGGAAATCATGATGACCCAA GCTTTGGCGCTGTTGGATCAATGGATTTATTATCAGTATCTGGtttagtaaattattttgggaAATCGACAGACCTTACTAAACTAACCATTGCTCCTATAGTTATAAAAAAGGGTGAaactcatgttgcactgtatgGGTTAAGTTATATGAATGATCAAAGATTATCTCGACTACTAAAagattttaaa cTCGATATGTTACGTCCAATGGAGCTTGAAGATTGTTTcaatatatttgttatacatCAGAATCGCTCACCATGGAGTGAGCATGGATATGTTCCACAAGGTAAATTACCAGAGTTTATTAATCTTGTTATATGGGGTCATGAACATGAATGCCGTATTACTCCAGAACATATCCCTGAAACTACATACTATGTTTCACAACCAG GAAGTTCTATTGCTACCTCCCTATGTGAAGGTGAAGCAAAACCCAAACACATTGGTATTTTGAATGTGAATAAAAGGGattttaaattacaaagtaTAAAACTGCAGACTGTTCGACCATTTATTTTTGACAATCTAATTATTCAAGATCAAGATATACCAATACAAAATAATGAGCCACGCTCTGCATCTGTATACAATTTTGTTGATAGTTACATAGAAAATGAACTCATACCCAAAGCCAGCATACAGCTGTCTGGTCATCCCAAACAACCTATTTTGCCTTTGTTGCGTCTAAGAATATTTTACAGTTCTGAGGACGAAATTTTCGATCAAAATaa ATTGGTACAAAAATATTGTGATGAGGTTGCTAATCCCATGGATATGATTGTATTTCGCAAAAAAAGAGTTGTTAGTAAAAACGCAAAGACAAATTTGACAGACTTTGGTGATGAATTCGAAGAAATGGCACAAATTCTCTGTTACGAG GATGAAAAAGATTGGAACAAAACTGTACAAGGAGGTATAAAGAAACATTTCAGTTTAGAAGAAAATAGAGATAAATTAACGGTATTAACCGTTAATGGTTTAAACGAAGCATTAAATCGATTCGTTGATGCAGGAGATATAGACGCTTTTAAAGATATTGTGAATCATCAAATAAAGAAAACTATTGCACATTTAGAAACTTGTGAGGTTGATACTGTTGAAAGTAtttgtaatgaaattaagaattttagAAATAACCGAAtgcaggaagaaaaagaagaaaccacTGAG atACGAAAATTTTTTGATAATGCAAAAGGTAGGACACAGAAAGGTTTTGAAATTAATgcaaataaagatattaatatcaGTGATGAAGATGAAGACAGAAATACAATGCCTACAACTAAAGGAGGTAGAGGACGCGGACATGGACGTGGACGTGGAAAAGCTAATACGAAAGCTAGTACAATTTCAACTACACATCTGCCTGCAAAGAAGCTAGGAAAGAAGATG GATCAAAATATTCtagaaaattatatgaaatcaTTAGATACAACTAAGAAAAATAAACCTACAGAAATCATTATAGACGATTctgattga
- the LOC100649726 gene encoding 40S ribosomal protein S14a, protein MPPKRGKVQKEEVQVSLGPQLREGEVVFGVAHIFASFNDTFVHVTDLSGRETIARVTGGMKVKADRDEASPYAAMLAAQDVAEKCKSLGITALHIKLRATGGNKTKTPGPGAQSALRALARSSMKIGRIEDVTPIPSDSTRRKGGRRGRRL, encoded by the exons ATGCCGCCAAAAAGAGGAAAGGTACAAAAGGAAGAGGTCCAAGTATCTCTTGGACCACAACTTCGTGAAGGTGAAGTTGTTTTTGGCGTTGCTCACATTTTTGCGAGCTTTAACGATACTTTCGTTCATGTAACCGATCTTTCTGGAAG GGAAACCATTGCGAGAGTTACTGGTGGAATGAAAGTTAAAGCAGATCGTGATGAGGCTTCTCCATATGCTGCTATGCTTGCTGCTCag GATGTAGCAGAGAAATGCAAATCCCTTGGGATTACAGCACTTCACATTAAATTGAGAGCAACTGGAGGTAACAAAACAAAAACCCCTGGTCCAGGTGCACAATCTGCCTTGCGTGCACTTGCACGTTCTAGTATGAAAATTGGCAGAATCGAGGATGTCACGCCAATTCCATCTGATTCTACACGTAGAAAGGGTGGTCGTCGTGGAAGAAGGTTGTAA
- the LOC100649495 gene encoding dynactin subunit 4 isoform X1: MSYLNQPDYVRYVCNCGSLKPISKIYFCRHCSKIRCGYCVCQEVDSHYCPNCMENLPSSEVRLKKNKCSNCFKCPCCFQTLSTRAGHAPLRVVPVEGEDSKDIKTTPKKVYYLSCSLCRWTSRDAGIPDQSVATGGWPEQENPHMNRINTLIDYHKILASIEKQQSEKKKFRPKHPYMQIAMFRITSAMVRKRIGHPTKPATESTDQPPPAVASIEVEELPTDIFTKPVEVTKITTLEQRLQQPDVQTENVNELRPQHRQLLVRRSQRCRVCEHNLCKPDFCSHSAKFKIQLAAFYHVPEVRIVTCEPLRPGKSSELLLKFCNPTQHQTQVVLLSLDTPMTPILTVVDEKEEVKQDNTQQVKGQGSESPNLLPSIVRQVPVAEETKPIKITANADLVLPHSPLILPRRDDAAEYDDTGDTHNFQDDPKFVIWRKGNKAVIKLHVTPHENIQESDGQPIIIGFVMQYRYVNTITTLEHKAPQKLDLKVKLYLTVGNIVGSA; the protein is encoded by the exons ATGTCGTATTTAAATCAACCCGATTATGTGCGTTACGTATGTAACTGTGGCTCTCTAAAACCGATTTCAAAGATTTACTTTTGTAGACATTGCTCGAAGATTCGTTGCGGATATTGTGTCTGTCAagag gTTGATTCACATTATTGTCCCAATTGTATGGAAAATTTGCCATCATCGGAAGTTCGCCTTAAAAAGAATAA ATGTTCAAATTGTTTCAAATGTCCATGCTGCTTTCAAACATTATCCACGAGAGCTGGACATGCACCTTTAAGAGTAGTACCTGTTGAAGGTGAAGATTCCAAAGATATTAAAACAACACCAAAGAAAGTTTATTATCTATCTTGTTCACTATGTCGGTGGACTTCCAGAGATGCTGGTATTCCAGATCAGTCTGTGG CTACTGGAGGTTGGCCTGAACAAGAAAATCCTCATATGAACCGGATTAATACTTTGATtgattatcataaaatattggCTTCTATAGAAAAACAACAatctgaaaaaaagaaatttcgacCAAAGCATCCTTATATGCAAATT gcTATGTTCAGAATAACATCTGCTATGGTTCGTAAACGTATAGGACATCCTACAAAGCCTGCTACTGAATCAACTGACCAACCACCTCCAGCTGTTGCCAGTATAGAAGTAGAAGAGTTGCCAACAGATATTTTTACAAAACCAGTCGAAGTAACTAAGA TTACTACGTTGGAACAGCGATTGCAACAACCAGATGTACAAACAGAAAATGTAAATGAATTGCGTCCGCAGCATAGACAATTGCTAGTTAGAAGATCGCAACGATGTCGAGTTTGCGAACATAATCTTTGTAAACCGGATTTTTGTTCACATTCTGCAAAGTTTAAGATTCAACTTGCTGCATT TTATCACGTTCCGGAAGTGAGGATCGTTACTTGCGAACCTCTCCGTCCTGGTAAATCAAGTGAATTGCTCTTAAAATTTTGCAATCCAACTCAACATCAAACTCAGGTGGTACTATTATCTTTGGATACACCAATGACACCTATTTTGACAGTTGTGGATGAAAAGGAGGAAGTTAAACAGGATAATACACAACAGGTAAAGGGCCAG GGATCTGAATCCCCAAATTTATTACCTTCTATTGTACGACAAGTGCCTGTAGCAGAGGAAACAAAACCTATCAAAATTACTGCAAATGCAGATTTAGTACTTCCTCACAGTCCTCTTATTTTGCCTCGTAGAGACGATGCTGCTGAATATGACGACACCGGCGATACGCACAATTTTCAAGATGACCCTAA gtTTGTGATTTGGCGAAAAGGTAATAAAgctgtaataaaattacatgTAACTCCACATGAAAATATACAAGAGAGTGATGGTCAACCAATTATAATTGGCTTTGTTATGCAGTATAGATATGTGAATACTATTACTACATTGGAACATAAAGCGCCTCAAAAATTAGATCTCAAAGTTAAACTTTATCTTACTGTAGGCAATATTGTTGGAAGTGCTTAA
- the LOC100649495 gene encoding dynactin subunit 4 isoform X2, producing the protein MSYLNQPDYVRYVCNCGSLKPISKIYFCRHCSKIRCGYCVCQEVDSHYCPNCMENLPSSEVRLKKNKCSNCFKCPCCFQTLSTRAGHAPLRVVPVEGEDSKDIKTTPKKVYYLSCSLCRWTSRDAGIPDQSVATGGWPEQENPHMNRINTLIDYHKILASIEKQQSEKKKFRPKHPYMQIAMFRITSAMVRKRIGHPTKPATESTDQPPPAVASIEVEELPTDIFTKPVEVTKITTLEQRLQQPDVQTENVNELRPQHRQLLVRRSQRCRVCEHNLCKPDFCSHSAKFKIQLAAFYHVPEVRIVTCEPLRPGKSSELLLKFCNPTQHQTQVVLLSLDTPMTPILTVVDEKEEVKQDNTQQGSESPNLLPSIVRQVPVAEETKPIKITANADLVLPHSPLILPRRDDAAEYDDTGDTHNFQDDPKFVIWRKGNKAVIKLHVTPHENIQESDGQPIIIGFVMQYRYVNTITTLEHKAPQKLDLKVKLYLTVGNIVGSA; encoded by the exons ATGTCGTATTTAAATCAACCCGATTATGTGCGTTACGTATGTAACTGTGGCTCTCTAAAACCGATTTCAAAGATTTACTTTTGTAGACATTGCTCGAAGATTCGTTGCGGATATTGTGTCTGTCAagag gTTGATTCACATTATTGTCCCAATTGTATGGAAAATTTGCCATCATCGGAAGTTCGCCTTAAAAAGAATAA ATGTTCAAATTGTTTCAAATGTCCATGCTGCTTTCAAACATTATCCACGAGAGCTGGACATGCACCTTTAAGAGTAGTACCTGTTGAAGGTGAAGATTCCAAAGATATTAAAACAACACCAAAGAAAGTTTATTATCTATCTTGTTCACTATGTCGGTGGACTTCCAGAGATGCTGGTATTCCAGATCAGTCTGTGG CTACTGGAGGTTGGCCTGAACAAGAAAATCCTCATATGAACCGGATTAATACTTTGATtgattatcataaaatattggCTTCTATAGAAAAACAACAatctgaaaaaaagaaatttcgacCAAAGCATCCTTATATGCAAATT gcTATGTTCAGAATAACATCTGCTATGGTTCGTAAACGTATAGGACATCCTACAAAGCCTGCTACTGAATCAACTGACCAACCACCTCCAGCTGTTGCCAGTATAGAAGTAGAAGAGTTGCCAACAGATATTTTTACAAAACCAGTCGAAGTAACTAAGA TTACTACGTTGGAACAGCGATTGCAACAACCAGATGTACAAACAGAAAATGTAAATGAATTGCGTCCGCAGCATAGACAATTGCTAGTTAGAAGATCGCAACGATGTCGAGTTTGCGAACATAATCTTTGTAAACCGGATTTTTGTTCACATTCTGCAAAGTTTAAGATTCAACTTGCTGCATT TTATCACGTTCCGGAAGTGAGGATCGTTACTTGCGAACCTCTCCGTCCTGGTAAATCAAGTGAATTGCTCTTAAAATTTTGCAATCCAACTCAACATCAAACTCAGGTGGTACTATTATCTTTGGATACACCAATGACACCTATTTTGACAGTTGTGGATGAAAAGGAGGAAGTTAAACAGGATAATACACAACAG GGATCTGAATCCCCAAATTTATTACCTTCTATTGTACGACAAGTGCCTGTAGCAGAGGAAACAAAACCTATCAAAATTACTGCAAATGCAGATTTAGTACTTCCTCACAGTCCTCTTATTTTGCCTCGTAGAGACGATGCTGCTGAATATGACGACACCGGCGATACGCACAATTTTCAAGATGACCCTAA gtTTGTGATTTGGCGAAAAGGTAATAAAgctgtaataaaattacatgTAACTCCACATGAAAATATACAAGAGAGTGATGGTCAACCAATTATAATTGGCTTTGTTATGCAGTATAGATATGTGAATACTATTACTACATTGGAACATAAAGCGCCTCAAAAATTAGATCTCAAAGTTAAACTTTATCTTACTGTAGGCAATATTGTTGGAAGTGCTTAA
- the LOC105665678 gene encoding complex I assembly factor ACAD9, mitochondrial — translation MMLSQKLLQNSKILSPKSNYTLKRYLNEATKPPSNYQETKFQPLPEQKPERISFLRALITGKVDDDVFMYPEQISPRYEDYFNWIKPIESYILHCTNKNVAKNEMLNHLRELGVFQTHIGEKYFGLSLSKTESLKLVELLSNFPWLGTYMIKNHILPINIIDKYGSDSQKLEYFPKIMSGDIIPTICVHEGDYGTNINNIETYAMQDTKDSWLLNGEKSFVVNGINSNLFLVFAKHISYNTSKSKPGSFSLFLVEKDFGDVSCTNVYDTIGRHETPTCTISFKDTIVPNKNIIGTPGNALEILMQYLKPGRQNISGQAISILRNFLNQLIPDIIQMRHFDRDFYKFDIVKRILGEISFSLYTMESMAYLTSGMIDDYKNMNADLEEVITEIYCANSCLKCIQLGLQLVGARSYMKNQSYIEAFHDAMALTTIDINNLDGNLYAAASILQFLGQTMHEHIYKKRNSFQFPVYNMLDKIFDTYVVKINAREYLHPSFKFAAAYMEDAINRFKDAILILFEEEGTNITERFTDMQRITNMLTEIYGMFANLTRASRSYCIGTRNSDLEKDLAIKMTFVSHIKVCAIQSQINNTPAFNGDKLYSDAMDLVYEKRKYSFAHPLTRTF, via the coding sequence ATGATGCTTTcacaaaaattattacaaaatagtaAAATTCTAAGTCCAAAGAGCAATTATACATTAAAGAGATATTTAAACGAAGCAACTAAACCTCCTTCAAATTACCAAGAAACCAAATTTCAGCCACTTCCAGAACAGAAACCAGAAAGAATATCATTTCTAAGAGCTTTAATTACAGGAAAAGTTGATGATGATGTTTTCATGTATCCTGAACAAATATCTCCTAGATATGAAGATTACTTTAACTGGATAAAACCAATTGaaagttatatattacattGTACCAATAAAAATGTGGCTAAAAACGAGATGTTGAACCACCTTAGAGAACTTGGTGTGTTTCAGACACATattggagaaaaatattttggttTAAGTTTATCAAAAACAGAATCATTGAAGCTAGTAGAGCTACTCAGCAATTTTCCTTGGTTGGGTACATATATGATAAAGAATCATATTCTaccaattaatataattgataaatatGGATCAGATAGTCAAAAGCTtgaatattttccaaaaattatgAGTGGTGACATAATTCCTACAATATGTGTACATGAAGGTGACTAtggtacaaatattaataatattgaaacTTATGCAATGCAAGATACAAAAGATTCATGGTTATTAAATGGTGAAAAATCATTTGTTGTGAATGGAATAAATTCAAATCTATTTTTAGTTTTTGCGAaacatatatcatataatacaAGTAAAAGCAAACCAGGTTCATTCTCTTTATTCTTAGTCGAAAAAGATTTTGGAGATGTTTCTTGTACAAATGTATATGATACAATTGGTAGACACGAAACACCTACTTGTACAATTAGCTTTAAAGATACAATAGTacctaataaaaatattataggtACACCTGGTAATGCATTAGAAATATTAATGCAATATTTGAAACCTGGACGACAAAATATATCTGGTCAAGCAATTAGTATTTTACGAAActttttaaatcaattaatacCAGATATTATACAGATGAGACACTTTGATAGAGATTTCTATAAATTTGATATAGTAAAAAGAATTTTAGGTGAAATATCATTTTCCTTATATACTATGGAAAGCATGGCTTATCTTACAAGTGGAATGATAGATGACTATAAGAATATGAATGCTGATCTGGAGGAAGTTATTACTGAAATATATTGTGCAAATAGTTGTTTGAAATGTATTCAATTAGGATTACAATTAGTGGGTGCACGAAGTTATATGAAGAATCAATCATATATAGAAGCATTTCATGATGCTATGGCTTTAACAACAATAGATATAAACAACTTGGATGGCAATCTATATGCAGCAGCATCTATCTTACAATTTTTAGGACAAACAATGCATGagcatatatataaaaaaagaaacagtttTCAATTTCCTGTTTATAATATGTTGGATAAGATATTTGATACATACGTGGTAAAAATAAATGCTAGGGAATACCTTCACCCATCATTCAAATTTGCTGCTGCATATATGGAAGATGCTATAAACAGATTTAAAGAtgctattttaatattatttgaagAGGAGGGGACAAACATTACAGAACGATTTACAGATATGCAGAGAATAACTAATATGTTAACTGAAATATATGGAATGTTTGCTAATCTGACACGTGCATCAAGGTCATATTGCATTGGCACTAGAAATTCAGATCTTGAGAAAGATTTGGCAATTAAAATGACGTTTGTATCACATATAAAAGTATGTGCAATTCAATCACAAATAAATAACACTCCAGCATTTAATGGTGATAAATTGTATTCAGATGCAATGGATCTTGTGTATGAGAAACGTAAATATTCGTTTGCACATCCTTTAACTAGGACATTCTAA
- the LOC100649619 gene encoding programmed cell death protein 2-like, translating into MACDNRTKVYLGYEDEYVTDKHRPNINFMTNKIGGFPNCYEKSILSLPQCRLCRLYQLLALQLYVPLDNSKYHRTLYIFTCINPNCWNQNESWTCLRVQVPEDEWKPNVLDSSSIVIPSTTSWLSDADDWGDNLNDNSEQNGNNLLPNNLTDFHFSLRKEIDENIREEFSALHVDDPNANSPASIESPVGVGAVGRLDSPQASAEIDGEESEVVCIDTPIQPQCDLISLLQEVTPFPIQVESNTDTKLSFVEIFLSVEEEEDCSLDVPQHVRDLLLEYQYRNPDLSSKAGADIDEGKTIETDSEKYEKGTPMHGDEMFHNFISQIQKNPGQLLRYSRDNSAPLLLYPISGYVGKCRHCGGEMTFEVQILPTLISKLTLQPRVEKNFQIEFGTVLIYTCVRSCWSPKDLYREEHVIVQAEKL; encoded by the exons ATGGCTTGTGATAACCGGACAAAAGTGTACTTGGGATACGAAGACGAATATGTCACTGATAAACATCgtccaaatattaattttatgacaAATAAGATCGGTGGATTTCCA aaCTGCTATGAAAAAAGTATACTGTCATTACCACAATGTAGACTGTGCAGACTGTATCAGCTCCTGGCTCTTCAGTTATATGTTCCGTTAGATAACTCTAAATATCATCGAACACTTTATATTTTCACATGTATAAATCCAAATTGTTGGAATCAAAATGAGAGTTGGACTTGTTTGAGAGTTCAAGTACCAGAGGATGAATGGAAACCAAATGTTTTAGATAGTAGTAGCATAGTAATACCATCTACAACATCATGGTTATCAGATGCAGATGATTGGGGTGATAACTTAAATGACAATTCTGAACAAAATGGAAATAATCTATTGCCAAATAACTTAacagattttcatttttccttgcGAAAAGAAATAGATGAAAATATAAGAGAAGAATTTTCTGCATTACATGTTGATGATCCTAATGCAAATAG TCCAGCAAGTATAGAATCTCCAGTTGGAGTAGGTGCTGTAGGTAGATTAGATTCTCCTCAAGCATCTGCTGAAATTGATGGAGAAGAAAGCGAAGTTGTTTGTATTGATACTCCAATTCAACCTCAATGTGATCTAATTAGTTTATTACAAGAAGTAACTCCATTTCCTATTCAAGTAGAATCAAACACAGATACAAAATTATCGtttgttgaaatatttctttccgtcgaagaagaagaagattgcAGTCTAGATGTGCCACAACATGTACGTGATTTACTATTAGAATACCAATACAGAAATCCAGATTTATCGTCAAAAGCTGGAGCAGACATAGATGAAGGTAAAACTATAGAAACAGActcagaaaaatatgaaaaaggcACTCCAATGCATGGAGATGAAATGTTTCATAATTTCATATCTCAAATACAAAAGAATCCTGGTCAACTTTTACG ATATTCCCGAGATAACTCTGCGCCGTTATTATTATATCCTATCAGTGGATACGTTGGGAAATGCCGACATTGCGGAGGTGAAATGACATTTGAAGTTCAAATTTTACCTACATTGATTTCTAAATTAACACTTCAACCACGAGTTgaaaaaaattttcaaattgaatttggaactgttttaatatatacttgtGTAAGAAGTTGTTGGTCTCCGAAAGATTTATACAGGGAAGAACATGTTATTGTTCAAGCAGAAAAATTATAG
- the LOC100649287 gene encoding ubiquitin-conjugating enzyme E2-17 kDa isoform X2, producing the protein MSTPARRRLMRDFKRLQEDPPTGVSGAPTDNNIMIWNAVIFGPHDTPFEDGTFKLTIEFTEEYPNKPPTVRFISKMFHPNVYADGGICLDILQNRWSPTYDVSAILTSIQSLLSDPNPNSPANSMAAQLYKENRREYEKRVKACVEQSFTD; encoded by the exons ATGTCTACCCCTGCAAGAAGGAGACTAATGAGAGACTTTAAGAG GTTACAAGAAGACCCACCCACTGGAGTATCGGGAGCACCCACAGATAACAACATTATGATATGGAATGCAGTTATTTTTGg acCTCATGATACTCCATTTGAAGATGGTACTTTCAAACTTACAATAGAATTTACAGAAGAATATCCAAACAAACCACCCACAGTGAGATTTATTAGTAAGATGTTCCACCCTAATGTGTATGCTGATGGAGGCATATGTTTGGACATATTACAGAATCGTTGGAGCCCTACTTATGATGTATCTGCTATTCTAACATCTATACAG TCGCTGTTAAGTGACCCGAACCCGAATTCGCCTGCCAACTCAATGGCAGCACAACTGTACAAAGAGAATCGACGTGAATACGAGAAGCGAGTGAAGGCTTGTGTGGAGCAGAGTTTTACGGATTAG
- the LOC100649287 gene encoding ubiquitin-conjugating enzyme E2-17 kDa isoform X1 encodes MSTPARRRLMRDFKRLQEDPPTGVSGAPTDNNIMIWNAVIFGPHDTPFEDGTFKLTIEFTEEYPNKPPTVRFISKMFHPNVYADGGICLDILQNRWSPTYDVSAILTSIQSLLDEPNPNSPANSLAAQLYQENKREYEKRVATVVEQSWLNFQESHTEDIR; translated from the exons ATGTCTACCCCTGCAAGAAGGAGACTAATGAGAGACTTTAAGAG GTTACAAGAAGACCCACCCACTGGAGTATCGGGAGCACCCACAGATAACAACATTATGATATGGAATGCAGTTATTTTTGg acCTCATGATACTCCATTTGAAGATGGTACTTTCAAACTTACAATAGAATTTACAGAAGAATATCCAAACAAACCACCCACAGTGAGATTTATTAGTAAGATGTTCCACCCTAATGTGTATGCTGATGGAGGCATATGTTTGGACATATTACAGAATCGTTGGAGCCCTACTTATGATGTATCTGCTATTCTAACATCTATACAG tCCCTTTTGGATGAACCAAATCCAAATTCTCCAGCAAATTCATTAGCTGCACAATTATATCAAGAAAATAAGCGGGAATATGAGAAGAGAGTAGCTACTGTTGTTGAACAATCTTGGTTAAATTTTCAAGAAAGTCACACAGAAGATATTCGCTGA